In a single window of the Acetivibrio clariflavus DSM 19732 genome:
- a CDS encoding AEC family transporter encodes MEEVRIILNQISILTLLGLIGFIAGKTKYLPQNAGIVISRVVVKLTAPFLIFVTLAKREFSIESIASILGVLLLGTLFLLTSFLIGSFGCKILKLEGATANIYKMHSVFGNVIYLAFPLLSSLFGDDGLFYGVVFSIANDTLLWTLGIFLVNKHKKTSIKDNLKHLINGNTMAMCLGLIVLIVKMFLGQSINNIPYVLEVSGFVHDVLNSLGSTTFPLSMLFIGLILSEIKIEKVSDFAKRLHIFVLALFKLIIVPVLALILLSLTGDWIDPVAKHVIVLELAVPCGTIVPALAAEYGSDYRTATENVFVTTVLGILSMPLIVYLMQIMIK; translated from the coding sequence ATGGAGGAAGTCAGGATAATATTAAATCAAATATCCATATTAACTTTATTGGGACTAATAGGATTTATAGCAGGAAAAACAAAGTACCTTCCGCAAAATGCGGGAATCGTTATATCAAGAGTTGTGGTAAAGCTGACGGCACCTTTTTTGATTTTTGTCACTTTGGCAAAACGGGAATTTAGTATAGAAAGTATAGCCAGTATACTGGGAGTGTTGCTTTTAGGAACCCTTTTTTTATTGACCTCCTTTTTAATCGGAAGTTTTGGATGTAAAATTTTGAAACTTGAAGGCGCTACAGCCAATATCTATAAAATGCATTCAGTGTTTGGCAATGTTATTTATCTTGCATTTCCGCTGCTCAGTTCCTTATTTGGAGATGACGGGCTTTTCTATGGAGTTGTTTTTTCAATTGCCAACGATACTCTTTTATGGACTTTGGGAATATTTTTAGTCAATAAACACAAGAAGACCAGTATAAAAGACAATCTTAAACATCTCATAAACGGTAATACCATGGCTATGTGTCTGGGACTTATAGTTTTGATTGTTAAAATGTTTCTGGGCCAATCGATAAATAATATACCTTATGTGCTTGAAGTGAGCGGTTTTGTGCATGACGTTCTGAACTCATTGGGATCTACTACTTTTCCGCTGTCAATGCTGTTTATCGGTTTGATATTATCGGAAATCAAAATTGAAAAGGTGTCGGATTTTGCTAAGAGGTTGCATATTTTTGTTTTAGCTCTGTTCAAGCTTATTATTGTGCCGGTATTGGCATTGATTTTGCTGTCTCTTACAGGGGATTGGATAGATCCGGTTGCTAAACATGTAATAGTGCTCGAGTTGGCAGTACCTTGCGGAACGATTGTTCCTGCACTGGCTGCCGAATATGGTTCCGATTATAGAACAGCTACCGAAAATGTATTTGTGACAACAGTTTTAGGCATATTATCCATGCCCTTAATAGTTTACTTAATGCAAATTATGATAAAGTGA
- a CDS encoding IS30 family transposase has product MSHLNNTTKRRSFKHLDVRERYQIEILLKEGKKPKEIAKVMGRDRRTIEREIARGSVRLLNSDLTYSVKYCADVGQRRYEEASSNKGAGLKIGHDHELANYIEKRIKEDKYSPDAVIGEIKAKGLRFRAMICTKTLYNYIDKGIFANISNKDLPVKRNKKKRKYRRVRIALKNLRGTSIEERPAHIEERGEYGHWEMDCIVGKGGEKGAALLVLTERSTRQEIIRKMPDKSQASVKKEIDKLERKYGKKFTKLFKTVTVDNGTEFLDSKGLEASVLVPGKMRLKIYYAHPYSSWERGSNENANKLIRRFIPKGTDIGKLTEKEIKRIEHWMNNYPRRIFGYRTANEMAKIVVA; this is encoded by the coding sequence ATGAGTCACCTTAATAATACCACTAAACGAAGAAGTTTTAAACACCTGGATGTGAGGGAACGGTATCAAATTGAAATATTATTGAAAGAAGGTAAGAAACCAAAGGAAATAGCCAAAGTAATGGGAAGGGACAGACGGACTATAGAACGGGAAATAGCTCGTGGCAGCGTGAGGTTGCTAAACAGCGATCTGACCTATTCAGTGAAGTACTGTGCAGACGTAGGACAACGAAGATATGAAGAGGCGTCATCAAATAAAGGAGCGGGTTTAAAGATCGGGCATGACCATGAACTAGCCAATTACATAGAGAAGAGGATAAAAGAGGACAAATATTCGCCGGACGCGGTGATAGGAGAGATAAAAGCCAAAGGGTTAAGGTTCAGAGCCATGATCTGCACAAAGACGCTATACAACTACATAGACAAAGGGATATTTGCTAATATAAGCAACAAAGACCTTCCGGTAAAGCGGAACAAGAAGAAGAGGAAATACCGAAGAGTAAGGATAGCATTAAAGAATTTGAGGGGGACAAGCATAGAAGAAAGGCCGGCACATATAGAAGAAAGAGGAGAATATGGGCATTGGGAGATGGATTGTATAGTTGGCAAAGGCGGAGAAAAGGGAGCAGCATTGTTGGTACTGACGGAACGGAGTACGAGGCAGGAGATAATACGTAAGATGCCGGATAAAAGCCAGGCATCGGTAAAGAAAGAGATAGACAAACTGGAAAGGAAGTATGGGAAGAAGTTTACCAAACTGTTTAAAACGGTCACAGTAGATAATGGAACAGAGTTTCTGGACAGCAAAGGGCTTGAGGCATCAGTGCTTGTTCCTGGTAAGATGAGGTTAAAGATATATTATGCACATCCATACAGTTCATGGGAACGAGGGTCGAATGAAAACGCTAATAAGCTGATTCGACGATTTATTCCTAAAGGGACGGATATAGGGAAACTAACGGAGAAAGAGATAAAAAGGATTGAGCACTGGATGAACAATTACCCAAGGAGAATATTTGGTTATCGAACTGCGAATGAAATGGCAAAGATTGTGGTCGCTTAA
- a CDS encoding delta endotoxin-like protein, with product MIIMYEDIKIASEQEKKEYLMRKFINSSDCMKTSLETFENYSLEKELPPVEEAKKLPILSTAQEKLLEKRKACALNLVSRYFILDENEKVEEDFFSFLLSDWKGIKKGTPVLRRKTNISTVYFFFEHNTVDLSCNKVESLPENPILSSHENIFNNEMFSPGDIKLKNPLASIALSVAGAIAGKFATMAIDKIMGTSIPSYFDEVYYEQVSSIVSQELDKHMIKEITDEFTAKQNWIVNHYIPLKNRTVDPPTLKRLEKELNDAQTEFYCYLAKLMNEKVSLSCLKEFLIGANIHLALLQELILVTDQSNYKEEFVLNITKYIQHAEDTWNKISNTRRNKIITYKEKYCETLDVGVVKCTFYWVASDEVSGLSRRYKYEKEENKARASAESTANIMRANAINNLSELIGQPAEVVNCWKKAKELYL from the coding sequence ATGATAATTATGTATGAGGATATAAAAATTGCTTCAGAACAAGAAAAAAAAGAGTACTTAATGCGTAAATTCATAAATTCTTCTGATTGTATGAAAACTTCACTTGAAACTTTTGAGAATTACAGTTTGGAAAAGGAGTTGCCACCGGTTGAAGAAGCAAAAAAACTTCCAATACTGAGCACGGCTCAAGAAAAACTATTGGAAAAAAGAAAGGCATGTGCATTAAACTTAGTGAGCCGTTATTTTATTTTGGATGAGAATGAAAAAGTGGAAGAAGATTTCTTTTCCTTTTTGCTGTCAGACTGGAAAGGTATAAAGAAAGGAACTCCGGTTCTTAGAAGAAAAACAAATATTTCCACTGTATATTTCTTTTTTGAGCATAATACAGTGGATCTAAGTTGTAATAAAGTTGAATCACTACCGGAGAATCCAATATTATCAAGTCATGAAAACATATTTAATAATGAAATGTTTTCTCCTGGAGATATTAAGCTTAAAAACCCTTTGGCAAGCATAGCTTTGAGTGTTGCCGGTGCAATTGCAGGTAAATTTGCTACTATGGCTATTGATAAAATTATGGGGACGAGCATTCCATCTTATTTTGATGAAGTATATTATGAGCAAGTGAGCTCCATTGTATCACAGGAATTGGATAAGCATATGATTAAAGAGATAACTGATGAATTTACTGCCAAACAAAATTGGATTGTTAATCACTATATTCCGTTAAAAAATCGAACTGTTGATCCACCGACATTAAAAAGGTTGGAAAAGGAATTAAATGACGCTCAAACAGAATTTTATTGTTATTTGGCCAAGCTTATGAATGAAAAAGTTTCATTATCCTGTTTAAAGGAATTTCTTATAGGTGCTAATATTCATTTGGCTTTGCTTCAGGAATTGATATTGGTTACAGACCAATCAAACTACAAGGAAGAATTTGTATTAAATATTACTAAATACATCCAACATGCGGAAGATACCTGGAATAAAATTTCAAATACCAGAAGGAATAAAATAATAACCTATAAGGAGAAATATTGTGAAACTCTGGATGTCGGAGTTGTAAAGTGTACTTTTTACTGGGTTGCTTCTGATGAGGTAAGCGGTTTAAGCCGAAGATACAAATATGAAAAGGAAGAAAATAAAGCCAGAGCGTCAGCCGAGTCTACTGCGAATATAATGAGAGCAAATGCAATTAATAATTTGAGTGAATTAATCGGACAACCTGCTGAGGTTGTAAACTGCTGGAAGAAAGCTAAAGAATTATACCTGTAA
- a CDS encoding NCS2 family permease — protein MEKLFRLRENGTNVKTEFIAGLTTFVTMAYIIFVNPAILGNTGMDTGAVFVATILAAVIGTLVMGLFANVPYAQAPGMGLNAFFTYTVCGALGFSWSQALAIVFICGIINILITATQIRKMLIKAIPETLQLAIGGGIGLFITYVGLKQGHFLNFTSEPPNITATLEGGGVIAKDVVPSIVNFSDPVSLLALIGLVITVILMLKKVRGAILIGIICTTILGLFIGNVTPRPDFSLSNFMPPSLSPTLFKLDFKGLFADPSKIFIVLSTVLAFSLSDTFDTIGTFIGTGRKSGIFDKKDEEQLENSKGLKSKMDRALFADAIATSIGSLLGTSNTTTYVESAAGISAGGRTGLTSVFTAMFFLLSLFLAPFAQMVTSAATAPALIIVGILMMESMAKIKWDEFEEAAVAFFTVVIMPFSYSISNGVAAGFLFYIITKITRGKAKEVHPLLYIVTLLFVIDFIIK, from the coding sequence ATGGAGAAACTATTTCGACTCAGGGAGAACGGCACAAATGTTAAGACTGAATTTATAGCAGGACTTACCACCTTTGTTACGATGGCTTATATTATTTTCGTAAATCCGGCAATACTAGGCAACACAGGTATGGATACCGGGGCGGTTTTTGTAGCTACTATTTTGGCCGCAGTAATAGGAACACTCGTTATGGGGCTGTTTGCTAATGTACCCTATGCACAGGCTCCCGGAATGGGTCTGAACGCCTTCTTTACATATACTGTTTGCGGTGCTTTGGGATTTTCATGGAGTCAAGCTTTGGCAATAGTATTTATATGCGGAATAATCAATATTCTTATAACTGCAACTCAAATCAGAAAAATGCTGATCAAAGCCATACCGGAAACGCTTCAATTGGCTATAGGCGGAGGTATAGGCCTTTTTATAACTTATGTGGGACTTAAGCAGGGACATTTCTTAAACTTTACATCTGAACCTCCAAATATAACTGCAACATTGGAAGGCGGCGGGGTTATTGCAAAAGATGTTGTTCCTTCCATTGTAAATTTTTCAGATCCGGTTTCTCTGTTGGCACTTATAGGGCTTGTTATAACTGTTATATTGATGCTTAAAAAAGTCAGAGGTGCAATTTTAATAGGAATTATATGTACAACAATACTAGGTCTTTTTATAGGGAATGTAACTCCTAGACCTGATTTTAGTTTGAGCAATTTTATGCCGCCTTCATTATCACCAACCTTATTTAAATTGGATTTTAAGGGATTGTTCGCCGATCCGTCAAAAATATTTATCGTACTGAGTACTGTATTGGCCTTTAGCTTGTCCGACACTTTCGATACTATCGGTACATTTATAGGAACAGGAAGAAAATCGGGTATTTTCGATAAAAAAGACGAGGAACAACTGGAAAACAGTAAAGGTCTGAAATCCAAAATGGACAGGGCTTTATTTGCAGATGCCATAGCCACATCCATAGGCTCATTGTTGGGGACAAGCAATACCACAACTTACGTTGAGAGTGCCGCTGGAATAAGTGCGGGCGGAAGAACGGGATTAACCTCAGTATTTACAGCTATGTTCTTTTTGCTGTCATTATTTTTGGCGCCTTTTGCTCAAATGGTAACTTCGGCTGCCACTGCACCGGCTTTAATTATAGTCGGAATATTGATGATGGAGTCTATGGCAAAAATTAAATGGGATGAATTTGAAGAGGCTGCAGTTGCTTTCTTTACAGTAGTAATCATGCCCTTTAGCTACAGTATTTCCAATGGTGTGGCTGCAGGATTCCTATTCTATATAATTACAAAAATCACACGCGGTAAAGCAAAAGAGGTACATCCTCTGTTATATATAGTTACATTGTTGTTTGTAATAGATTTTATAATTAAATAA
- the tnpA gene encoding IS200/IS605 family transposase — translation MANKEHSLARTKWMCKYHIVFTPKYRRKIIYNQYKQSIREIIKQLCKYKGVEIIEGHLMPDHIHMLVSIPPKMSVSSFMGYLKGKSALMIFDRHANLKYKFGNRHFWAEGYYVSTVGLNEATIKKYIQEQYKHDIMIDKLSVKEYEDPFKG, via the coding sequence ATGGCAAACAAAGAACACAGTTTAGCACGAACTAAATGGATGTGTAAATATCATATAGTATTTACACCTAAGTATAGACGAAAAATAATTTATAATCAATACAAACAAAGTATAAGGGAAATAATAAAACAACTATGCAAATATAAAGGAGTCGAGATAATAGAAGGACATTTGATGCCAGACCATATACATATGTTAGTAAGCATACCACCCAAAATGAGTGTATCAAGCTTTATGGGATACTTGAAAGGGAAAAGTGCACTTATGATATTTGATAGACATGCAAACTTAAAATATAAGTTTGGGAACAGACACTTTTGGGCGGAAGGATACTATGTAAGTACAGTAGGACTAAATGAAGCAACAATTAAGAAATACATACAAGAGCAATATAAACATGACATAATGATAGATAAGTTAAGTGTGAAAGAGTATGAAGACCCCTTTAAGGGGTAG
- a CDS encoding DUF6765 family protein: MNGDFHFFGTGTAALAAGLSVEEATIVANAAEFVDYFIGDYYWSYWQIVADESWQPKVLFKIKYPQLTAQSTIACSIDYYPDYWLAFHFPPGNKQPVAKPYSGAMADLQKRYLKKFELRYVNSRVKNATQLCRPYSQFAIDMIYDTLIKYQAIKTDPNWKDIVKKSISSDRYISDKIDRNKLALIFLGIRMHVLADTWAHQDFTGFYDININYIDGDVLADVNTPRKMEKAPFSFLPAFVVEDYFTGENTFSEFFNIDTDIIFAPKSGCGHGNMGHYPDYGWLNIEYPAAWRICSNNIKRDNPGQFKEAWNEMASVIAMCLNNQSTIPMPADVEQDITKRFKLSSTKVSAPIECEKNWASNSGKPLKGVTRWKDKIKDPYIGVTHGLPISRWGNLWIKDGSILHMYELAALMHFSWCQSWTRSHPEYGWMCTTIKEKPKAQYVLGMELNNNYPHILDKDKED; the protein is encoded by the coding sequence GTGAACGGAGATTTTCATTTTTTTGGAACAGGTACAGCAGCTTTAGCTGCAGGACTAAGTGTTGAAGAGGCAACAATAGTTGCCAATGCCGCTGAATTTGTCGATTATTTTATAGGAGATTATTATTGGTCTTATTGGCAAATTGTAGCAGATGAAAGTTGGCAGCCAAAAGTACTTTTTAAAATAAAGTATCCTCAATTGACTGCCCAATCTACTATTGCTTGCTCCATTGATTATTATCCCGATTATTGGCTTGCATTTCATTTTCCTCCTGGCAATAAACAGCCTGTAGCAAAACCGTACTCCGGTGCAATGGCAGATTTGCAAAAACGTTATTTGAAAAAATTTGAACTGAGGTATGTAAATTCGAGAGTTAAGAACGCAACTCAGCTTTGCAGACCTTATAGCCAATTTGCAATTGATATGATCTATGATACACTTATAAAATACCAAGCTATTAAAACGGACCCTAATTGGAAGGACATTGTTAAAAAATCCATTTCAAGTGATAGATATATTAGTGATAAAATAGACCGAAACAAGTTAGCACTTATCTTTTTAGGTATTCGTATGCATGTATTGGCAGATACATGGGCACATCAAGATTTTACCGGCTTTTACGACATTAACATTAATTATATTGACGGTGATGTCTTGGCTGATGTAAATACTCCACGCAAAATGGAAAAAGCGCCGTTTTCTTTCCTTCCAGCCTTTGTAGTTGAAGACTACTTTACAGGAGAAAATACTTTTAGTGAATTTTTCAATATCGATACGGATATTATCTTTGCACCTAAATCGGGCTGTGGTCATGGAAATATGGGGCATTATCCGGACTATGGCTGGCTAAACATAGAATATCCGGCAGCTTGGAGGATTTGCAGTAATAATATCAAACGTGACAATCCTGGTCAATTCAAAGAAGCATGGAATGAGATGGCATCTGTAATTGCTATGTGCTTGAATAATCAAAGTACTATCCCGATGCCTGCCGATGTTGAACAAGATATTACAAAACGCTTTAAACTTAGTAGTACTAAAGTTTCTGCACCAATTGAATGCGAAAAAAATTGGGCAAGTAATTCCGGCAAGCCTTTAAAAGGAGTTACCCGATGGAAAGATAAAATAAAAGATCCTTATATTGGTGTAACTCATGGACTACCTATTTCAAGATGGGGAAATCTCTGGATAAAAGACGGTTCTATTCTTCATATGTATGAACTAGCAGCTTTGATGCACTTTTCCTGGTGTCAAAGTTGGACAAGGTCTCATCCGGAATATGGTTGGATGTGTACGACTATTAAAGAAAAGCCGAAAGCGCAATATGTCTTAGGTATGGAATTGAATAATAATTATCCCCATATTTTAGATAAGGATAAGGAGGATTAA
- the guaA gene encoding glutamine-hydrolyzing GMP synthase: MNNELVLVLDFGGQYNQLIARRVREANVYCEVIPYNSSIDRIKSMNPKGIILTGGPASVLDKNAPFCDKEVFSLGIPVLGICYGMQLMTYMLGGDVKKADSREYGKVDITFDVSSTLFKGIDKESTCWMSHTYFVDKMPEGFVKTAHSENCPTAAMENTQKKLYGVQFHPEVLHTPRGRDILNNFLFDICGCSGDWKVSSFVEQSIQDIRKRVGDKKVLCALSGGVDSSVAAVLIHRAVGKQLTCIFVDHGLLRKYEADQVEEIFRNKFDINLIRVNAEERFLNRLAGVTDPETKRKIIGEEFIRVFEEEAKKIGTVDFLVQGTIYPDVIESGLGNAAVIKSHHNVGGLPDHVDFKEIIEPLRSLFKDEVRLVGKELGIPDEIVMRQPFPGPGLGIRIIGEITKEKLEILRDTDYIFREEIAKAGLDKEINQYFTVLTGMRSVGVMGDERTYDYTLALRAVTTTDFMTADWARIPYDVLEKVSNRIVNEVKHINRIVYDITSKPPATIEWE; encoded by the coding sequence TTGAATAACGAGTTGGTTTTAGTTCTTGATTTTGGCGGACAATACAATCAGCTTATAGCAAGAAGGGTTAGAGAAGCAAATGTATACTGTGAAGTAATACCTTATAATTCTTCTATAGATAGAATAAAGTCAATGAATCCTAAAGGCATAATTTTAACCGGAGGACCTGCATCAGTACTTGATAAAAATGCGCCGTTTTGCGACAAAGAGGTATTCTCTTTGGGTATACCGGTATTGGGCATATGCTATGGAATGCAGCTTATGACCTATATGTTGGGTGGAGACGTTAAGAAGGCCGATTCCCGTGAGTACGGCAAAGTTGATATTACCTTTGATGTATCGAGTACTTTGTTTAAAGGTATTGATAAGGAATCGACTTGCTGGATGAGTCATACATATTTTGTGGACAAGATGCCCGAAGGATTTGTTAAGACTGCCCATTCTGAGAATTGTCCCACTGCAGCGATGGAAAATACGCAAAAGAAGCTATACGGTGTTCAATTCCATCCCGAAGTTCTTCATACTCCAAGAGGAAGAGATATTTTAAATAATTTCCTTTTTGATATCTGTGGCTGTTCCGGTGACTGGAAGGTGTCATCCTTTGTAGAGCAGTCGATTCAGGATATAAGAAAAAGAGTTGGAGACAAAAAGGTTCTGTGTGCCTTGTCCGGAGGTGTTGACTCTTCCGTTGCGGCGGTTTTGATTCATAGGGCAGTGGGTAAACAGCTTACCTGTATTTTTGTTGACCATGGATTATTGAGAAAGTATGAAGCAGATCAGGTTGAAGAAATATTCAGAAATAAATTTGATATAAACTTAATAAGAGTTAATGCTGAAGAGAGATTTTTGAATAGGCTTGCCGGGGTTACAGACCCTGAAACAAAGAGAAAGATTATCGGAGAAGAATTTATTAGGGTATTTGAAGAAGAAGCTAAGAAAATAGGAACAGTTGATTTTCTTGTCCAGGGAACCATTTATCCCGATGTAATAGAGAGCGGTTTGGGTAATGCGGCTGTTATAAAGAGTCACCACAACGTTGGCGGACTTCCCGACCATGTTGACTTTAAGGAAATAATTGAGCCTTTGAGAAGTCTCTTTAAAGACGAAGTAAGACTTGTTGGAAAAGAGCTGGGAATCCCTGATGAAATAGTTATGAGACAGCCTTTCCCAGGTCCCGGTCTTGGAATAAGAATTATCGGTGAAATAACTAAGGAAAAGCTGGAAATATTAAGGGATACCGATTACATCTTCCGTGAGGAAATTGCAAAGGCAGGTTTGGATAAGGAGATTAATCAGTACTTTACGGTACTTACCGGTATGAGAAGTGTTGGAGTAATGGGCGATGAAAGAACCTATGACTACACTCTTGCTCTTCGTGCAGTTACCACTACCGACTTTATGACTGCCGACTGGGCTCGTATTCCCTATGATGTATTGGAGAAAGTATCTAACAGAATAGTAAACGAAGTTAAACATATAAACAGGATAGTGTACGATATTACATCCAAGCCTCCGGCAACCATTGAATGGGAATAA
- the purE gene encoding 5-(carboxyamino)imidazole ribonucleotide mutase, translating to MANTNKNSKVAVIMGSDSDFSVLKDCIKLLKQFNVEVEVMVCSAHRTPDKAAEFAKNAESEGFGVIIAAAGKAAHLPGVLAAYTPLPVIGVPIKSSTMDGLDSLLSIVQMPSGIPVATVAIDGAENAALLAVQILSTANDELRTKMKEYKKNLAKKVEDKNAALQEKLKEI from the coding sequence ATGGCTAACACAAATAAGAATTCAAAAGTTGCTGTTATAATGGGTAGTGATTCTGATTTTTCAGTTTTGAAAGATTGTATTAAACTTTTAAAGCAATTTAATGTCGAGGTTGAAGTAATGGTGTGTTCGGCACACAGAACTCCCGACAAGGCTGCAGAATTTGCAAAAAATGCCGAAAGCGAAGGCTTTGGTGTTATAATTGCGGCAGCCGGGAAGGCAGCACATCTGCCGGGTGTATTGGCAGCATACACGCCGCTTCCTGTTATTGGTGTGCCTATTAAATCATCCACAATGGATGGATTGGATTCATTACTGTCGATAGTTCAGATGCCCAGCGGAATACCTGTTGCAACAGTTGCGATAGATGGGGCGGAAAATGCTGCGTTGCTTGCAGTACAGATATTGTCAACTGCCAATGATGAACTTAGGACAAAAATGAAAGAATACAAAAAGAATCTTGCTAAAAAGGTTGAAGATAAAAATGCAGCACTTCAAGAGAAGTTAAAGGAAATATAG
- a CDS encoding TIGR01212 family radical SAM protein (This family includes YhcC from E. coli K-12, an uncharacterized radical SAM protein.), which translates to MLYNKFSEYLKNKYGSKVYKLPLNLPVTCPNRDGKLSDKGCSFCGEEGAGFENLPSFMSVSEQLGRNSKYIGENYKSQKFIAYFQNYSNTYLPLENFKGYILEACRDNIVAIYISTRPDCVASEYLEFLKEVKQEKSVDIVIELGLQTVNYHTLKQLNRGHLLAEFIDAVLAVRSFGLESCAHYILDIPMDSMEDVIEGARVLSALKVNQVKCHSLYILKGTELGDRYLKGEIVPVTYEEYIERAITFLEYLDPEIVIQRLIGRAPEERSLFCNWGMSWWKLQDLIEKKMTEEGRYQGKRFDYLNGRALRHL; encoded by the coding sequence ATGTTATATAATAAATTTTCAGAATATTTAAAAAATAAATATGGTTCTAAAGTATATAAGCTTCCGCTGAATTTGCCCGTTACCTGTCCTAACAGGGACGGAAAATTAAGTGATAAAGGATGCAGTTTTTGCGGGGAAGAGGGCGCGGGATTTGAAAATCTTCCCAGTTTTATGAGTGTCAGTGAACAGCTTGGCAGAAATTCAAAGTATATAGGCGAAAACTATAAATCCCAGAAATTCATTGCCTATTTTCAGAACTACTCCAATACCTACCTTCCATTGGAGAATTTTAAAGGATATATACTTGAAGCTTGCAGGGACAATATTGTAGCCATATATATTTCCACGCGCCCTGACTGTGTTGCTTCTGAGTATTTGGAGTTTTTAAAGGAAGTAAAGCAAGAAAAGTCAGTGGACATAGTAATTGAACTTGGGCTTCAAACAGTAAATTACCATACTTTGAAGCAACTGAACCGTGGACACTTACTTGCTGAATTTATCGATGCGGTTTTAGCGGTAAGAAGCTTTGGGCTGGAAAGCTGTGCCCATTATATTCTGGATATTCCTATGGATTCTATGGAGGATGTCATTGAAGGTGCAAGAGTACTGTCAGCACTAAAAGTAAATCAGGTTAAATGCCATTCCCTGTATATTCTCAAAGGGACCGAGCTGGGCGACAGATATTTAAAGGGAGAGATTGTTCCTGTGACTTATGAAGAATATATTGAAAGGGCAATAACTTTTTTGGAATATCTTGACCCTGAAATAGTTATCCAGAGACTTATCGGGCGTGCACCTGAAGAAAGAAGCCTGTTTTGTAACTGGGGAATGAGTTGGTGGAAGCTGCAGGACTTGATTGAGAAAAAAATGACCGAGGAAGGAAGATACCAGGGAAAACGGTTTGATTATCTCAACGGCAGGGCACTTAGGCATTTATAA